The following proteins come from a genomic window of Ferviditalea candida:
- the pepF gene encoding oligoendopeptidase F translates to MSQLPARSEIPVEERWRLEDLFPDQKSWNDEYELTNGLIGRIAEYQGKLEDPEMLKKCFQQEDELSLHTERLYVYANMKLHENMADAVYQALADKAKKLSVKANEATSFITPEILSLSEEKLKQFISDLKLSDYKFTLQEMLREKPHVLSKGEEAILAQVGNIAQAPGTIFSMLNNADMKFPIIHNENGEEVELTHGRYIQFLESRNRDIRKNAFEAMYSTYSKQKNTIAATLSSNVTKNIFYAHVRKYPSALEMSLSSDNIPKEVYTNLIDTIHEYLPLLQRYMQLRKKLMKLDELHMYDLFAPLVDEFKMDIPYEQAKKTVKAGLKPLGDEYESILQEGFDNGWIDVYENQGKRSGAYSWGAYGTHPYVLLNHKDNLNSMFTLAHEMGHAIHSYYSDNAQKYRDAQYTIFLAEVASTTNEALLMDYLLKHSKDPKEKMYLLTYYLDQFRTTVFRQTMFAEFEKIIHEKAEQGEALTPQELSDIYYGLNVKYHGHEMVVDKDIEMEWARIPHFYTSFYVYKYATGFSAATSFAKQILEEGKPAVDRYIGFLKSGGSDYSINILKKAGVDMSTPQPIRQAMEIFKNLLDQLEELAG, encoded by the coding sequence ATGAGCCAGCTTCCTGCAAGATCGGAAATACCCGTTGAAGAGCGCTGGAGATTGGAGGACTTGTTCCCCGACCAGAAATCGTGGAATGACGAATACGAGCTGACCAACGGCCTAATCGGCCGGATTGCGGAATACCAAGGAAAGCTAGAAGATCCGGAGATGCTGAAAAAATGCTTTCAGCAGGAAGATGAACTCTCCCTGCACACAGAGAGGCTTTACGTATACGCCAACATGAAGCTGCATGAGAACATGGCCGATGCGGTTTATCAGGCGTTGGCCGATAAAGCCAAGAAATTGAGCGTCAAGGCCAATGAAGCCACATCGTTCATTACGCCCGAAATTTTGTCGCTGTCCGAGGAAAAGCTGAAGCAATTCATCAGCGATCTCAAGCTGAGCGATTACAAATTCACCCTGCAGGAAATGCTCCGGGAAAAGCCCCACGTCCTGTCCAAGGGAGAGGAAGCGATTCTCGCCCAGGTGGGGAATATCGCGCAAGCGCCCGGCACTATTTTCAGCATGCTCAATAATGCCGATATGAAATTCCCGATCATCCATAACGAAAACGGGGAAGAAGTCGAATTAACCCACGGCCGATACATCCAGTTTCTCGAGAGCCGAAATCGGGATATCCGCAAAAACGCGTTTGAAGCGATGTATTCGACATACAGCAAGCAGAAGAACACCATCGCGGCGACATTAAGCTCGAACGTGACCAAAAACATTTTTTACGCTCATGTAAGAAAATATCCGTCGGCGCTGGAAATGTCCCTTTCCTCCGACAATATTCCCAAGGAAGTCTATACGAATCTGATCGACACGATTCACGAGTACCTGCCGCTGCTGCAGCGCTATATGCAGCTGCGCAAAAAATTGATGAAGCTTGACGAACTGCACATGTACGATCTATTCGCTCCGCTCGTGGACGAATTTAAAATGGACATTCCCTATGAGCAAGCGAAGAAAACCGTCAAAGCGGGCCTCAAGCCGCTGGGAGACGAATACGAAAGCATCCTGCAGGAGGGCTTCGACAACGGCTGGATCGATGTCTACGAAAATCAGGGCAAACGCAGCGGAGCTTACAGCTGGGGAGCTTACGGCACTCATCCCTATGTGCTGCTGAACCATAAGGATAACCTGAACAGCATGTTCACCCTTGCTCACGAGATGGGGCACGCCATTCATTCCTATTATTCGGATAACGCCCAAAAATATCGGGACGCGCAGTACACGATCTTTTTGGCGGAGGTGGCCTCGACGACCAATGAAGCTCTGCTGATGGACTATTTGCTGAAGCACAGCAAGGATCCAAAGGAAAAAATGTATCTGCTGACGTATTATCTCGATCAGTTCCGAACGACTGTATTCCGTCAAACGATGTTCGCCGAATTCGAAAAAATCATCCATGAGAAAGCGGAACAGGGAGAAGCGCTTACCCCGCAGGAGCTCAGCGACATTTACTACGGTTTGAACGTGAAGTACCACGGACACGAAATGGTTGTGGACAAGGATATCGAGATGGAATGGGCGCGGATTCCCCACTTTTATACCAGCTTCTACGTTTACAAGTATGCCACCGGATTCTCCGCGGCGACCAGCTTTGCCAAGCAGATTCTTGAGGAGGGCAAGCCGGCTGTGGACCGCTACATCGGCTTTTTGAAAAGCGGCGGAAGCGATTATTCGATCAACATTCTCAAAAAAGCGGGAGTGGATATGTCCACTCCGCAGCCGATCCGCCAAGCCATGGAGATCTTCAAAAATCTGCTCGATCAATTGGAGGAATTGGCCGGTTGA
- a CDS encoding lipopolysaccharide assembly protein LapA domain-containing protein, producing MKIQWTLIFALIFALIVALFAVFNVESVPVNFIFGVKSIPLILIILGSTLLGGLIVGLFGIILQYRQRYKIKQLSKELEQSRAELEKNQALSEQNKAELEQSRSDLQQSRADLEQARAQIDKTAGVQAAGESGSP from the coding sequence GTGAAAATTCAATGGACGCTTATATTCGCACTTATTTTTGCCCTGATTGTCGCCCTTTTTGCCGTTTTTAACGTGGAATCCGTACCGGTCAATTTTATATTCGGGGTCAAAAGCATTCCGCTTATCCTGATCATACTCGGTTCGACACTGCTCGGCGGCCTGATCGTGGGCCTGTTCGGGATTATTCTGCAGTACCGGCAGCGGTATAAAATCAAACAATTGAGCAAGGAGCTCGAACAGAGCAGAGCGGAGCTGGAGAAAAACCAAGCTTTATCGGAGCAGAACAAGGCTGAACTGGAGCAGAGCCGATCCGACCTGCAGCAGAGCAGAGCCGATTTGGAGCAGGCCCGCGCTCAGATTGATAAAACTGCCGGGGTGCAGGCTGCCGGCGAAAGCGGCTCCCCCTGA
- a CDS encoding toluene hydroxylase, translating to MGIKSSYSAMTRELMWDPKDFDLKKVYPLIEKEGIIVKDPKKWEDPFRMTYNQYVKIQSEKDHIYHSVRNAFEANNGHAKVVDARWYEGIKAFALAVQPAEYAAHRLMAYIGRNIPIEAIRFATFNQCIDELRHAQIEIKHYAHMSKYYDGLHAYAKTNENLWFNTVAKSFFDDALTAGPFEALMAISFSFEYVFTNILFLPFASSAAAVGDENFAAVGKSVQSDEARHMALGMTALKMLLEEDDRNIPIVQKWLDKWYWRAYRIFSVVATLVDYYPRIRPISWRKAFEIYVEDQVLDGLFKDLRKYGIREPLHAEDSIKEKEHYSHATMRILEHYKHANMFRGFRLQPDDYEWLHNEYPDTFEKYYAPFFRRMDDHIMAVASPGIPAVCAVCQIPVEFPDPDQPNKMWTQYSEFNNKTHILCSPGCKHIFEQEPGKFIQWWWPAEAYVNGEFGTDLPLDLFKYFGFSPEEANEHYSSPDRERWMKYREQLGLNQRFV from the coding sequence ATGGGGATCAAGAGCAGTTATTCCGCAATGACCAGGGAATTGATGTGGGATCCGAAGGATTTTGACCTGAAGAAGGTGTATCCGTTAATCGAAAAGGAAGGCATCATCGTCAAGGATCCGAAGAAATGGGAAGACCCATTCCGCATGACCTACAATCAATACGTGAAAATCCAGTCGGAAAAAGATCACATTTACCATTCGGTCCGCAATGCCTTTGAGGCGAACAACGGCCATGCCAAGGTGGTGGATGCGCGCTGGTACGAAGGGATCAAGGCGTTTGCCCTGGCGGTTCAGCCTGCGGAGTATGCCGCTCACAGGCTGATGGCTTATATCGGGAGAAATATCCCGATCGAGGCGATTCGCTTTGCCACATTCAATCAATGCATCGATGAGCTTAGGCATGCGCAAATCGAAATCAAGCATTATGCCCATATGAGCAAGTACTATGACGGCCTGCATGCGTATGCAAAGACCAATGAGAACCTCTGGTTCAACACGGTGGCCAAATCTTTCTTCGACGATGCGCTCACTGCCGGTCCGTTTGAAGCGCTGATGGCGATTTCCTTTTCTTTTGAGTATGTATTCACCAATATTTTGTTTTTGCCGTTTGCATCATCGGCGGCTGCGGTGGGCGACGAGAACTTCGCCGCTGTCGGCAAGAGCGTGCAGTCCGATGAGGCGCGACATATGGCGCTGGGGATGACGGCGTTGAAAATGCTGCTGGAAGAAGACGACAGGAATATTCCGATCGTCCAAAAATGGCTGGATAAGTGGTACTGGAGAGCCTACCGAATCTTTTCCGTGGTGGCCACTTTGGTGGACTACTATCCGCGGATCCGTCCGATTTCCTGGAGAAAAGCGTTTGAAATCTATGTGGAGGACCAGGTGCTTGACGGTCTGTTCAAAGATTTGCGGAAGTATGGAATTCGCGAGCCGCTGCATGCGGAAGACAGCATCAAGGAGAAAGAGCATTACTCCCATGCCACGATGCGGATTCTGGAGCATTACAAGCATGCGAATATGTTCCGCGGCTTCCGTTTGCAGCCCGACGATTATGAGTGGCTGCATAATGAATATCCGGACACGTTCGAAAAATATTATGCGCCGTTTTTCCGGAGAATGGATGATCATATCATGGCCGTCGCCAGCCCCGGAATTCCGGCCGTCTGCGCGGTCTGCCAAATCCCCGTAGAATTCCCGGATCCGGATCAGCCCAACAAAATGTGGACACAGTACAGCGAGTTCAACAACAAAACGCATATTCTCTGCTCGCCGGGGTGCAAGCACATTTTTGAGCAGGAGCCCGGCAAATTCATTCAATGGTGGTGGCCGGCGGAGGCTTACGTCAACGGGGAGTTCGGCACGGATTTGCCGCTTGATTTATTCAAATATTTCGGATTTTCGCCGGAAGAAGCCAATGAACACTATTCATCTCCCGACCGCGAACGCTGGATGAAGTACCGTGAGCAGTTGGGCTTGAACCAAAGATTTGTCTGA
- a CDS encoding CapA family protein, with protein MTVPLLIVIVLITALSIWATQYMQDQNLQGQAVPSPHASAGTGSGQQAATPASFPDKAGKLPSTDKQTSSSEDVQPAGGEVSPRNGQVSLALVGDVLLGSKVGNLLKQNGYDYPYEFVRPYLQKPDLTVANLETPVTAGGAPQEKEYVYRTSPQALPALAEAGFDLVNLANNHVLDYGQQGLLDTFDHLDAAQIGFFGAGRDAGEAFAAKYVEVNGVKLAFLGFSNVVPDGSWKAGSGHPGVADSYDYRKPVAAIQEAKKRADLVIVFNHWGKDRTYQPEKYQAELAHRFVDAGADLVVGSHPHVLQGFEQYGGKWIVYSLGNFIFTTNNHPETWETMILQADCRQNGECRLKAVPVLTKWAKPELMSGEKADKLLEHLRNISPNAEVLADGTVTVKGGNGDNSKQ; from the coding sequence ATGACCGTTCCGCTGCTGATTGTGATCGTATTGATCACGGCATTGTCTATCTGGGCTACTCAGTATATGCAGGATCAGAACTTGCAGGGGCAAGCCGTGCCCTCCCCGCATGCTTCAGCTGGAACGGGCAGCGGGCAGCAGGCCGCAACGCCCGCAAGCTTTCCGGATAAAGCCGGCAAGCTGCCTTCAACCGATAAGCAGACAAGCTCTTCGGAAGACGTCCAGCCGGCCGGCGGGGAAGTCTCTCCCCGGAACGGGCAGGTCAGCCTCGCCTTGGTGGGTGATGTTCTGCTCGGCAGCAAGGTTGGCAACCTGCTGAAGCAGAACGGGTACGATTACCCGTATGAATTTGTGAGACCCTATTTGCAAAAGCCCGATTTGACGGTGGCGAATCTGGAAACGCCCGTCACTGCTGGGGGAGCTCCCCAGGAAAAAGAATATGTATACAGAACCTCTCCGCAAGCGCTGCCTGCATTGGCTGAAGCCGGATTCGATCTGGTCAATTTGGCCAACAACCATGTGCTGGATTACGGACAGCAGGGCCTGCTGGATACGTTTGATCATTTAGACGCTGCCCAAATCGGCTTTTTCGGCGCGGGCCGGGATGCCGGCGAGGCGTTTGCGGCCAAGTACGTTGAAGTGAACGGGGTCAAGCTGGCTTTTCTCGGATTCAGCAATGTCGTGCCGGACGGTTCCTGGAAAGCGGGCAGCGGACATCCCGGGGTGGCGGATTCCTATGATTACCGGAAGCCGGTTGCCGCCATTCAAGAAGCGAAGAAGCGGGCGGATCTCGTAATTGTGTTCAACCATTGGGGCAAGGACAGAACCTATCAACCTGAGAAGTATCAGGCAGAGCTCGCTCACCGCTTTGTGGATGCGGGCGCGGATCTCGTCGTGGGCAGCCATCCGCATGTGCTGCAGGGGTTCGAACAATATGGGGGCAAATGGATCGTTTACAGCTTGGGGAATTTTATTTTTACGACCAACAATCATCCGGAAACGTGGGAAACCATGATCCTGCAAGCGGACTGCAGGCAGAATGGAGAGTGCCGGTTGAAGGCCGTGCCTGTGTTGACCAAATGGGCCAAGCCGGAGCTTATGAGCGGAGAAAAGGCGGACAAGCTGCTGGAGCATCTGCGAAATATTTCGCCGAATGCCGAGGTGCTGGCGGATGGAACCGTTACGGTTAAAGGAGGAAATGGCGATAATAGTAAGCAGTAG
- a CDS encoding toluene hydroxylase has protein sequence MSGPQREMLEPIRKQPWDWKTKNEYEEVTVRQQPYLHGHYRHIFDERDYDIFDPRYTRLKSSDWEAFRDPKKYWYTTYTSDRKKMAEQVENNFSQAEEFHVIEHLDPSWVEAARTIYTPLRHLEYGESVQLQHVIRYALGTSIEQCSTFQSFDKTGRAQWITQWAMNMEAHHGDFLGFGKEIFMSQPAFQALRSYVEEVLVTDDWGEVLVALNLTLDPLLGNLIYRDFNRLALKHGDTHLAGLNYAIIKQMDWHADWAFALFGLLAEERATSRWDYLKSLGYEDWPGDYRWGMTLSDPRNTPEEPMHNREIINEWVGKWYPKAYHAVSQLSSLFERHNLQLNVQEALQAIQKERIEPKYKNAGIAFQGV, from the coding sequence ATGTCCGGACCCCAACGCGAAATGCTTGAGCCGATCCGCAAGCAACCATGGGATTGGAAAACAAAAAACGAATACGAAGAAGTTACGGTCAGACAGCAGCCCTATCTGCACGGCCATTATCGGCATATTTTCGACGAGCGGGACTACGATATTTTCGATCCGAGGTATACCCGTTTGAAATCTTCGGACTGGGAAGCGTTTCGCGATCCGAAAAAATACTGGTATACGACATATACCAGCGATCGCAAAAAAATGGCGGAGCAGGTTGAAAATAATTTCAGCCAAGCGGAAGAATTCCACGTGATTGAGCATCTGGATCCCTCCTGGGTGGAAGCGGCAAGAACGATTTATACTCCGCTTCGCCATCTGGAATATGGGGAGAGCGTGCAACTGCAGCACGTGATTCGCTACGCTTTGGGAACGTCCATCGAGCAGTGCAGCACGTTCCAGTCCTTTGATAAAACGGGGCGCGCCCAATGGATTACCCAATGGGCAATGAACATGGAAGCGCATCACGGCGATTTTCTGGGCTTCGGCAAGGAAATTTTCATGAGTCAACCGGCGTTCCAAGCGCTTCGCAGCTATGTCGAGGAGGTTTTGGTCACCGACGATTGGGGGGAGGTGCTGGTCGCCCTTAATTTGACGCTTGATCCGCTGTTGGGAAATTTGATTTACCGTGATTTCAACCGTTTGGCATTAAAACATGGGGATACCCACTTGGCCGGACTGAATTATGCCATTATCAAACAGATGGATTGGCATGCAGACTGGGCGTTTGCGTTGTTCGGGCTGCTGGCTGAGGAACGGGCGACAAGCCGCTGGGATTATCTCAAATCTCTCGGATACGAAGACTGGCCGGGCGATTACCGTTGGGGCATGACGCTCAGCGATCCGCGCAATACGCCGGAAGAACCGATGCATAACCGGGAAATCATCAACGAGTGGGTCGGCAAATGGTATCCGAAGGCTTACCATGCGGTTTCGCAGCTGTCCTCTTTATTCGAACGGCACAATTTGCAGCTGAATGTGCAGGAAGCGCTTCAAGCGATTCAAAAGGAAAGGATCGAGCCCAAATATAAAAATGCCGGGATTGCTTTCCAAGGTGTTTGA
- a CDS encoding tetraprenyl-beta-curcumene synthase family protein — MNRVYRYILPEVGSQLSSWREAASAIPDPELKKQAIASMTSKRFHCEGGAVYAAANLPQRHILIPLIVALQTISDYLDNLCDRSTSLDEADFRRLHQAMLDAVDPAASLHDYYAFHGEKDDGGYLDRLVKTCQSCICMLPSYAFVQEQVTEWVRLYCDLQVYKHIRLDLREAKLLEWWERYRPQYPELLWNEFAAATGSTLGVFNLFLASSDKFLTEDAVQRIRTAYFPYLCSLHILLDYLIDMDEDKRGGDLNFCSYYSGPEETEARIGMIADEARRRVGALDHPRFHRMVIEGLLALYLSDPKVKNQRKVKKISRRLMRNSPLTRLFFWINSLWIRRMNSDPADSEIKISLERNG; from the coding sequence ATGAACCGCGTATATCGCTACATTTTGCCGGAGGTTGGAAGTCAATTGAGCAGCTGGCGGGAAGCCGCTTCGGCCATACCCGATCCCGAGCTGAAAAAGCAGGCGATCGCCAGCATGACGTCTAAACGGTTTCACTGCGAAGGCGGCGCCGTGTATGCGGCGGCGAATTTGCCGCAAAGGCATATCCTCATACCGCTGATCGTCGCGCTTCAGACCATCAGCGATTACTTGGATAATCTGTGCGATCGGAGCACCTCGCTTGATGAAGCCGATTTCCGCCGGCTGCATCAGGCCATGCTTGATGCGGTGGATCCTGCGGCATCGCTGCATGATTATTATGCATTTCATGGCGAAAAGGACGACGGGGGTTATTTGGATCGATTGGTCAAAACGTGCCAATCCTGCATCTGCATGCTTCCCTCGTATGCTTTCGTACAAGAGCAGGTCACTGAATGGGTGAGGCTTTACTGCGATCTACAGGTATATAAACACATTCGGCTGGATCTTCGAGAAGCGAAGCTGCTGGAATGGTGGGAGCGATACAGGCCGCAATATCCCGAGCTTCTCTGGAATGAATTTGCCGCGGCGACAGGCTCCACGCTGGGAGTTTTCAATTTGTTCTTGGCTTCCTCCGACAAGTTTCTGACGGAAGACGCCGTACAGCGGATCCGCACCGCTTATTTTCCCTACTTGTGCAGCTTGCATATCCTGCTTGATTATTTGATTGATATGGATGAGGATAAGCGTGGAGGCGATTTGAACTTCTGCAGCTATTATTCCGGCCCGGAGGAAACGGAAGCCAGGATCGGCATGATTGCGGACGAGGCGCGTAGGCGTGTCGGCGCATTGGATCATCCGCGGTTTCACCGGATGGTCATTGAGGGTCTTTTGGCGCTGTATTTGTCCGATCCGAAGGTGAAGAATCAGCGCAAAGTGAAGAAGATATCCCGCCGACTGATGCGCAACAGTCCGCTGACCCGGTTGTTTTTTTGGATCAACAGCTTATGGATCCGCAGGATGAATTCGGATCCGGCGGATTCCGAAATCAAAATATCGTTAGAAAGAAACGGATGA
- a CDS encoding DUF92 domain-containing protein: protein MMNVWIGLAGSMAIAGLAYWKQSLSGSGAAAAVVVGWLLYVTGSPAWYGTLIAFFLSSSFLSHYKKKLKKEAESGYAKSGKRDAGQVLANGGLAAACGLLHYLFPHPVWWMAFVGAMAAVNADTWATEIGGISRAQPRSIVTWKKVAAGTSGGVTWAGIAASAAGGLFIGMMSWLFLSLWPAQVGSSVLADGPSGLLSLSLLGLAGGISGSLADSFAGAKWQEMHRCRKCGKEIERTVHCGIPALRIRGLRGMNNEAVNLLASAVGAAAAVTAGMWLV, encoded by the coding sequence ATGATGAATGTGTGGATCGGTTTGGCAGGCAGCATGGCGATTGCAGGCTTGGCTTATTGGAAGCAGTCGCTGTCAGGCTCCGGGGCGGCAGCCGCAGTGGTTGTCGGCTGGCTGTTGTATGTCACGGGTTCCCCGGCTTGGTACGGCACCCTGATCGCTTTTTTTCTTTCGTCGAGCTTTCTGAGCCATTATAAGAAAAAGCTCAAAAAAGAAGCGGAAAGCGGTTATGCGAAAAGCGGCAAAAGAGATGCGGGACAGGTGCTCGCCAACGGAGGTCTGGCTGCGGCATGCGGATTGCTCCATTATCTGTTTCCGCATCCTGTTTGGTGGATGGCGTTTGTCGGAGCGATGGCCGCGGTCAACGCCGATACGTGGGCGACCGAAATCGGGGGAATCAGCCGCGCACAGCCGCGATCGATTGTGACCTGGAAGAAGGTTGCCGCCGGCACTTCGGGAGGCGTAACCTGGGCGGGGATAGCGGCCAGTGCGGCCGGAGGCCTGTTCATCGGGATGATGTCCTGGCTGTTCCTCAGCCTGTGGCCAGCGCAAGTCGGCTCTTCCGTTCTGGCGGACGGACCGAGCGGATTGTTATCGCTTAGCTTGCTCGGCTTGGCCGGAGGCATCAGCGGTTCATTGGCCGATTCGTTTGCCGGCGCAAAGTGGCAGGAAATGCACCGCTGCCGGAAATGCGGAAAAGAAATTGAGCGCACCGTTCATTGCGGAATTCCGGCGTTGCGAATCCGGGGACTGCGGGGTATGAACAACGAGGCGGTCAATCTGCTTGCTTCCGCGGTGGGAGCCGCGGCAGCAGTTACAGCGGGAATGTGGCTGGTGTAA
- a CDS encoding MmoB/DmpM family protein: MGEKVMYVGMDLDSSGGDTIHAIIEAIEEDNEGVVVEDYFTFKKVKAPNNMLVKRETVEACLGREWNMDDIHLYMSSYFGFIEDWDEDQMIIRWNNPDK; encoded by the coding sequence ATGGGTGAAAAAGTGATGTATGTCGGAATGGATCTCGATTCCAGCGGAGGGGACACCATTCATGCAATCATTGAAGCGATCGAGGAGGATAACGAAGGAGTGGTCGTGGAGGATTACTTTACCTTCAAGAAGGTCAAGGCGCCCAACAATATGCTTGTGAAAAGGGAAACCGTTGAAGCGTGTCTCGGAAGAGAATGGAATATGGATGATATTCATTTGTATATGTCGTCCTATTTCGGCTTTATCGAGGACTGGGACGAGGATCAGATGATCATTCGTTGGAACAACCCGGACAAATAA
- the pfkA gene encoding 6-phosphofructokinase, with the protein MEIQSIAVLTSGGDSQGMNAAVRAVVRSALYYGMKVYGVQRGYQGLINGDFREMDLRSVGDIIQRGGTILQTARCKEFMTEEGQRLAAEQLRRRGIEGLVVIGGDGSYRGAQKLSELGIRTMGLPGTIDNDIPFTDFTIGFDTAVSIVVDAINKLRDTMTSHERSSVVEVMGRHCGDIALHAGLASGAEAILIPEVEFDVKEIAERMSGNFNCGKRHSIIVVAEGVGKGEDVARQINELIDIEPRVTVLGHIQRGGTPTHNDRILASRLGDFAVRKLMEGESGKACGVVQGELIATDIDLVVSSKKPFNMELYELAMRLSQ; encoded by the coding sequence ATGGAGATCCAATCGATTGCGGTGCTCACCAGCGGAGGGGATTCTCAAGGGATGAACGCCGCTGTCAGAGCGGTTGTGCGCAGCGCGCTTTATTACGGGATGAAGGTATACGGTGTGCAGCGGGGCTATCAAGGCTTGATCAACGGCGATTTTCGCGAGATGGATCTCCGCAGCGTCGGCGATATCATCCAACGCGGAGGAACGATCCTGCAAACGGCCCGCTGCAAGGAATTCATGACGGAGGAAGGACAGCGTCTGGCCGCGGAGCAGCTGCGCAGGCGCGGTATTGAAGGTCTGGTCGTCATCGGGGGAGACGGCTCCTACAGAGGCGCCCAAAAGCTGAGCGAGCTCGGCATCAGAACGATGGGCTTGCCGGGAACCATCGATAATGACATTCCCTTCACCGATTTTACCATCGGCTTTGATACCGCGGTCAGCATTGTGGTCGATGCCATCAATAAGCTTCGCGATACGATGACCTCTCATGAACGCTCCTCCGTGGTTGAAGTCATGGGCAGACACTGCGGCGATATCGCGCTGCATGCCGGTTTGGCCAGCGGAGCGGAGGCCATCCTGATTCCTGAGGTGGAGTTTGATGTGAAGGAGATTGCCGAACGGATGAGCGGGAATTTCAACTGCGGCAAGCGCCACAGCATCATTGTTGTAGCCGAAGGGGTCGGAAAAGGGGAAGACGTGGCCAGACAGATCAATGAGCTGATCGACATCGAGCCGAGGGTTACGGTTCTGGGGCATATTCAGCGCGGGGGCACCCCGACCCATAACGATCGGATTTTGGCCAGCCGGCTCGGCGATTTTGCCGTCCGCAAGCTGATGGAGGGGGAATCCGGCAAAGCGTGCGGCGTTGTTCAAGGCGAATTGATCGCTACCGATATCGATCTTGTGGTCAGCTCGAAGAAGCCGTTTAATATGGAGCTGTACGAGCTGGCGATGCGATTGTCGCAATAA
- a CDS encoding acyltransferase, with protein sequence MQTKTRIDFLDVFRFLAILAVVFIHSTSQPVTLLSKDSAFYPFYFILNRGSQFAVPAFLFLSALVLFYRYYEGWDKETAAVFFRKRLIYIVVPYVIWSFFYFTALSLVNGGSLTDIGTFLNQLLTGNNYFHLYFVIVMIQFYALFPLLMLLIKRISFVRSHLIFTGVVLQSVYWLLNLTVLHIQRTASVAFTYLLFYLLGASAGIHFERFMRSLMRYRFYWLAAWMSLGIAAVYMEWPGAFHLPLAADWKSFIYDLRYYVYVSFSCVGLLIISKSVYDKGEQASLVSLLVSWGTASFAVYLIHPFVLFAWREFAVATTSPFQFHAATLLSVVMALIVPWLIDLFLRRRKFTWMLLGK encoded by the coding sequence ATGCAGACAAAAACGAGAATCGATTTTCTGGATGTCTTCCGCTTCTTGGCGATTTTAGCCGTCGTCTTCATTCACAGCACCTCGCAGCCGGTCACGCTGTTATCCAAGGATTCGGCTTTTTACCCGTTCTACTTCATCCTTAACAGGGGGAGCCAGTTTGCTGTCCCTGCTTTTCTGTTCCTCAGCGCTCTTGTGCTGTTTTACCGTTATTATGAAGGTTGGGACAAAGAAACGGCGGCAGTCTTTTTCAGAAAAAGATTGATTTACATTGTCGTCCCCTACGTGATTTGGTCCTTCTTCTACTTTACGGCCTTATCGCTTGTCAACGGCGGCAGTTTGACGGATATCGGAACTTTTTTGAACCAGCTTCTCACCGGAAACAATTATTTCCATCTGTACTTTGTCATCGTCATGATTCAATTCTACGCGCTCTTCCCCCTCCTCATGCTGTTGATCAAGAGGATCTCATTCGTCCGCAGCCATTTGATTTTCACTGGAGTTGTCCTGCAGTCGGTTTATTGGCTGTTGAATTTGACCGTTCTGCACATTCAACGGACGGCGAGCGTGGCTTTCACTTATTTGCTGTTTTATTTATTGGGCGCCAGTGCCGGCATTCATTTTGAGCGTTTTATGCGCAGCCTCATGCGATACCGCTTCTACTGGTTGGCCGCATGGATGAGTCTCGGCATTGCAGCCGTCTACATGGAATGGCCGGGCGCCTTCCATTTGCCGCTTGCTGCGGATTGGAAAAGCTTCATTTATGATTTGCGGTATTATGTCTACGTTTCTTTTAGCTGCGTGGGCTTGCTGATCATCTCCAAATCCGTGTACGACAAAGGTGAACAAGCAAGCTTGGTCAGCCTGCTTGTTTCTTGGGGAACGGCTTCTTTCGCCGTGTATTTGATCCATCCGTTCGTGCTTTTTGCATGGCGGGAATTTGCCGTCGCCACCACCTCGCCGTTTCAGTTTCACGCAGCGACACTTCTCTCGGTTGTGATGGCGCTGATCGTGCCATGGCTGATTGATCTGTTCCTCCGCAGAAGAAAATTCACATGGATGCTTCTGGGCAAATAG